From one Bradyrhizobium sp. Ash2021 genomic stretch:
- a CDS encoding HNH endonuclease: MNAHVSQGGWPVLVLNADFRPLSYYPLSLWSWQDAIKAVFLDRVNIVEHYDRAVRSPTFEIQLPSVVSLKSFVKPTTHPAFTRFNVFLRDRFICQYCSAHDDLTFDHIIPRSKGGQTTWENVVAACSPCNLRKGNLTPQQARMFPRQHPFAPTVHQLHRNGRLFPPNYLHDSWLDYLYWDTELDP; the protein is encoded by the coding sequence TTGAACGCACATGTCTCACAAGGCGGTTGGCCGGTACTGGTGCTGAACGCGGATTTCCGGCCGCTCAGCTACTATCCGTTGTCCCTTTGGTCGTGGCAGGACGCGATCAAGGCGGTGTTCCTCGACCGCGTCAATATCGTCGAGCACTACGACCGCGCGGTGCGCAGCCCCACTTTCGAAATCCAGCTGCCCAGCGTGGTGTCGCTGAAATCCTTCGTGAAGCCAACGACGCACCCCGCCTTCACCCGGTTCAATGTCTTCCTGCGCGACCGCTTCATCTGCCAATATTGCTCGGCGCATGACGATTTGACCTTCGATCACATCATCCCGCGCAGCAAGGGTGGCCAGACCACCTGGGAGAACGTGGTCGCGGCCTGCTCGCCCTGTAACCTGCGCAAGGGCAATCTGACCCCGCAGCAGGCCCGGATGTTCCCGAGGCAACACCCGTTCGCCCCGACCGTGCACCAGCTGCACCGCAACGGGCGGCTGTTCCCGCCGAACTATCTGCACGATAGCTGGCTGGATTATTTGTACTGGGATACCGAGCTCGATCCGTAG
- a CDS encoding peptidyl-alpha-hydroxyglycine alpha-amidating lyase family protein produces MPTILGSGEHCYRVVENFAKLPAGWSLTDVASVAVDSKDRIYVFNRGDHPMVVLDRDGNFITSWGEGLFNRAHGLHIDADDNLYCTDDGDHTVRKCATDGKVLLTIGIPNKPAPFMSGEPFHRCTHTALSPNGEIYVSDGYGNACVHKYTPDGRLLKTWGEPGTDPGQFNIVHNITTDADGWVYVADRENHRVQVFDGNGKYEAQWNNLHRPCALHCCGGKHPHFIIGELGPGMAVNRKVPNLGPRLSIVDSKGKRIARLGGENGPGLETGKFLAPHGIALDSKGDIYVGEVGVTDWKTSFPDTEMPEEVKVVRCLQKLAKVS; encoded by the coding sequence ATGCCGACCATTCTCGGCTCGGGCGAACATTGCTACCGCGTGGTGGAAAACTTTGCAAAACTGCCGGCGGGATGGAGTCTGACCGATGTCGCTTCGGTCGCGGTCGACAGCAAGGACCGTATCTACGTCTTCAACCGCGGCGACCATCCGATGGTGGTGCTCGACCGCGACGGCAATTTCATCACCAGCTGGGGCGAAGGCCTGTTCAACCGCGCCCACGGGCTGCACATCGACGCCGACGACAACCTTTATTGCACCGATGACGGCGACCACACCGTGCGCAAGTGCGCGACCGACGGCAAGGTGCTGCTGACCATCGGTATCCCGAACAAGCCGGCGCCGTTCATGAGCGGCGAGCCGTTCCACCGCTGCACCCATACCGCGCTGTCGCCGAACGGCGAGATCTACGTCTCGGACGGCTACGGCAATGCCTGCGTCCACAAATACACGCCGGACGGCAGGTTGCTCAAAACCTGGGGCGAGCCCGGCACCGATCCCGGCCAATTCAACATCGTCCACAACATCACCACCGACGCCGACGGATGGGTCTATGTCGCCGACCGCGAGAACCACCGCGTGCAAGTGTTCGACGGCAACGGCAAATACGAGGCGCAGTGGAACAATCTGCACCGTCCCTGCGCGCTGCATTGCTGCGGCGGCAAGCACCCGCACTTCATCATCGGCGAACTCGGCCCCGGCATGGCCGTCAATCGCAAGGTGCCCAATCTCGGCCCGCGCCTGAGCATCGTCGATTCGAAGGGCAAGCGCATCGCCCGGCTCGGCGGCGAGAACGGGCCGGGGCTGGAGACCGGCAAATTCCTGGCGCCGCACGGCATCGCCTTGGATTCGAAGGGCGACATCTATGTCGGCGAGGTCGGCGTCACCGACTGGAAGACGAGCTTTCCGGATACCGAGATGCCGGAGGAGGTGAAAGTGGTTCGCTGCCTGCAGAAGCTGGCGAAGGTCTCCTAG
- a CDS encoding NAD(P)/FAD-dependent oxidoreductase, translating to MLDKTDDLSLAVDNWLTQFEAALAEPDDGALESLFHSDSYWRDVLALSWNIQTINGADAILKELPTHARRAAPSGFAIDPGRRAPRKVMRAGTYAIEAIFKFETGVGRGSGIVRLIPDDADGHTLKAWTLLTELGELKGFEEQLGTARPRGNAYSRDFRGPNWLDLRKASAAYADHDPTVLVIGGGQSGLCIAARLKQLNVDTLIVDREQRIGDNWRKRYHALTLHNQVQVNHLPYMYFPPNWPTYIPKDKLANWFEAYVETMELNFWTGTEFEGGSYNEKEGRWTVTLRRADGSKRTMHPRHVVLATGVSGIPSVPDIAGIKDFAGKVMHSSQYDDGENWKGKRAIVIGTGNSGHDIAQDLCSSAAEVTLVQRSPTLIVSIEPSAQLVYAPYNDGTLEDNDLIATSMPLKLARKSHAMTTEKSKELDRELLEGLARAGFKLDFGEDNTGWQFKYLTRGGGYYFNVGCSDLIVKGEIALKQFADIDTFVAAGARMKSGETLAADLVVLATGYKRQEELVRKLFGEAVEERVGTIWGFGDGQELRNMYTRTGQPGLWFIAGGLAQCRIGSKHLALQIKAIEEGFLPRGAGPRAALG from the coding sequence ATGCTCGATAAAACCGACGATCTTTCGCTCGCCGTCGATAATTGGCTGACGCAATTCGAGGCCGCATTGGCTGAACCCGATGACGGCGCGCTGGAGAGCCTGTTTCATTCCGACAGCTACTGGCGCGACGTGCTGGCGCTGAGCTGGAACATCCAGACCATCAATGGCGCCGATGCGATCCTGAAGGAGTTGCCGACCCACGCCCGCCGCGCCGCGCCGTCCGGGTTCGCGATCGATCCCGGCCGCCGGGCGCCGCGCAAGGTGATGCGCGCGGGCACCTACGCGATCGAGGCGATCTTCAAATTCGAGACGGGTGTGGGGCGCGGCAGCGGCATCGTCCGCCTGATCCCGGACGATGCCGACGGCCACACGCTGAAAGCCTGGACGCTGCTGACGGAGCTTGGCGAACTCAAGGGTTTTGAGGAGCAGCTGGGGACAGCGCGCCCGCGCGGCAATGCCTATTCGCGGGATTTTCGCGGCCCCAACTGGCTCGATCTGCGCAAGGCCTCGGCGGCCTATGCCGACCATGATCCCACCGTGCTCGTCATCGGCGGCGGCCAGTCCGGGCTGTGCATCGCGGCCCGGTTGAAGCAATTGAATGTCGATACGCTGATCGTCGATCGCGAACAGCGCATCGGCGACAATTGGCGCAAGCGCTATCACGCGCTGACGCTGCACAATCAGGTCCAGGTCAACCACCTGCCCTATATGTATTTCCCGCCGAACTGGCCGACCTATATCCCGAAGGACAAGCTCGCCAACTGGTTCGAGGCCTATGTCGAAACCATGGAGCTGAATTTCTGGACCGGAACCGAATTCGAGGGCGGCAGCTATAACGAGAAGGAAGGCCGCTGGACCGTGACGCTGCGCCGCGCCGACGGCTCAAAGCGCACCATGCATCCGCGTCACGTGGTGCTCGCGACCGGCGTCAGCGGCATTCCGAGCGTGCCGGATATTGCCGGCATCAAGGATTTCGCGGGCAAGGTGATGCATTCCAGCCAGTACGACGACGGCGAGAACTGGAAGGGCAAGCGCGCGATCGTCATCGGCACCGGCAACAGCGGCCACGACATCGCGCAGGACCTCTGTTCAAGCGCCGCCGAGGTGACGCTGGTGCAGCGCAGCCCGACGCTGATCGTCAGCATCGAACCGTCGGCGCAACTGGTCTACGCGCCCTATAATGACGGCACGCTCGAGGACAACGATTTGATCGCGACCTCGATGCCGCTGAAGCTCGCACGCAAGAGCCACGCCATGACGACGGAGAAATCCAAGGAGCTCGACAGGGAATTGCTGGAGGGACTGGCGCGCGCAGGCTTCAAGCTCGACTTCGGCGAGGACAATACCGGCTGGCAGTTCAAGTACCTCACCCGCGGCGGCGGCTATTATTTCAACGTCGGCTGCTCCGACCTGATCGTCAAGGGCGAGATCGCGCTGAAGCAGTTTGCCGATATCGATACATTCGTCGCCGCCGGCGCCAGGATGAAGAGCGGCGAGACGCTTGCCGCCGATCTGGTCGTGCTCGCGACCGGCTACAAGCGCCAGGAAGAACTGGTGCGCAAGCTGTTCGGCGAAGCCGTGGAAGAGCGCGTCGGCACCATCTGGGGTTTTGGCGACGGGCAGGAACTGCGCAACATGTACACCCGCACCGGGCAGCCTGGTTTGTGGTTCATCGCCGGCGGCCTGGCGCAATGCCGGATCGGCTCGAAGCATCTGGCGCTGCAGATCAAGGCGATCGAGGAAGGGTTTTTGCCGCGTGGTGCTGGGCCGCGGGCGGCGCTTGGATGA
- a CDS encoding M20 family metallopeptidase, whose translation MDNRSDIWRGVDAIKPRFVDLSDRVWAMPEVCYTEARSSAEHLAELRHQGFRISENVADIPTAVIGEWGEGGPVIAFLGEYDALPGLSQEAGVAEPRPVEAGGHGHGCGHNLLGSAALLAATAVKDWLAIHKVPGRVRYYGCPAEEGGAAKTFMVRSGAFDDADIAITWHPSSFWEVVVTPSLANTRADFIFTGRTSHAAASPHLGRSALDAVELMNVGVNYMREHMPSDARVHYALLDAGGIAPNVVQAHARVRYSIRARDLPGMNELVGRVHKIAQGAALMTETKMEMRIISAVSNVLANTPLEQALHRIMEDLGPPHFDEADEEFAAKIRATLTDKDIASVYHTIGMDPTDRPLADFIVPLDARRNPLIGSTDVGDVSWVVPTVQVHAPTVAIGTPFHTWQVVAQGKSPHAHKAMVQAAKAMAGLGIQALNEPELIAAAKADLNKRTARTPYVSPLPDNVAPPLDMSVA comes from the coding sequence ATGGACAACCGCAGCGACATCTGGCGTGGCGTTGACGCGATCAAACCGCGTTTCGTCGACCTCAGCGACAGGGTCTGGGCGATGCCCGAGGTGTGCTACACCGAGGCGCGCTCTTCCGCCGAACATCTGGCCGAACTGCGCCATCAGGGCTTTCGCATCAGCGAGAATGTCGCTGATATTCCTACCGCCGTGATCGGCGAGTGGGGGGAGGGCGGCCCCGTCATCGCCTTCCTCGGCGAATACGACGCGCTGCCGGGCTTGAGCCAGGAAGCGGGCGTGGCGGAGCCTCGCCCGGTCGAGGCCGGTGGCCACGGCCATGGCTGCGGCCACAATTTGCTGGGCTCGGCCGCGCTGCTCGCGGCGACCGCCGTGAAGGATTGGCTGGCCATCCACAAGGTGCCGGGGCGTGTGCGCTATTATGGCTGTCCCGCGGAAGAGGGCGGTGCTGCGAAAACCTTCATGGTGCGCTCGGGCGCCTTCGATGATGCCGACATCGCCATCACCTGGCACCCCAGCAGTTTCTGGGAGGTGGTGGTGACGCCATCGCTCGCCAACACGCGGGCCGATTTCATCTTCACCGGGCGCACCTCGCATGCCGCGGCCTCGCCGCATCTTGGCCGCAGCGCGCTCGACGCGGTGGAACTGATGAATGTCGGCGTCAACTACATGCGCGAGCACATGCCGAGCGACGCCCGCGTCCATTATGCGCTGCTCGACGCCGGCGGCATTGCCCCCAATGTGGTGCAGGCCCACGCCCGCGTGCGCTATTCCATCCGCGCCCGCGATTTGCCCGGCATGAACGAATTGGTGGGGCGCGTTCACAAGATCGCGCAGGGTGCTGCGCTGATGACCGAGACCAAAATGGAGATGCGGATCATTTCCGCGGTCTCCAACGTTCTGGCCAACACCCCGCTCGAGCAAGCCCTCCACCGCATCATGGAGGATCTCGGTCCGCCGCATTTCGACGAGGCGGACGAAGAATTCGCCGCAAAAATCCGAGCCACCCTGACCGACAAGGACATCGCCTCCGTCTATCACACGATCGGCATGGATCCGACCGACCGGCCGCTGGCCGATTTCATCGTGCCGCTGGACGCCCGGCGCAATCCGCTGATCGGCTCGACCGATGTCGGCGATGTGAGCTGGGTGGTTCCGACCGTTCAGGTTCATGCCCCGACGGTCGCGATCGGCACCCCGTTCCACACCTGGCAGGTCGTGGCGCAGGGCAAGAGCCCGCACGCCCACAAGGCCATGGTGCAGGCCGCCAAGGCCATGGCCGGGCTCGGCATCCAGGCGCTGAACGAGCCGGAACTGATTGCCGCCGCCAAGGCCGACCTCAACAAGCGCACCGCCCGCACGCCCTATGTCAGCCCGCTGCCGGACAATGTCGCGCCGCCGCTGGACATGTCGGTGGCGTGA
- a CDS encoding chloride channel protein, with protein sequence MTTPSRYLEAPRRLRAFVRAHETSLVVLAALIGTIGGLVVLAMSIAVAGLHALLFNISIRERLSSQASIDTLRALLVPSLGGLLLGVAFLWLSGWRPAREIDPIEANALHGGRMSFRGSVIVALQTIWSSGVGASVGLEAGYTQLSSGLAASLGRGFHLRRADQRIMVGCGAAAAIAGAFGAPLAGAFYAFELVIGGYTPASLTPVGVAAVAGYFVTHGFAALSLGIGVGPVGDVLGRDLAIAALLGILAALFGIVIMRGVALCEAVLVKTRLWAPLRPALGGLAVGLLALLTPQVMSSGHGALHFSGIVSMPLQIIAGVFVLKAIASIISLGSGFRGGLFFATLFMGALGGRLFAAGVDLVWPGLALDPNVYAIIGMSALSASVIGGPLTMSFIALESTGNLWLTTIVLVAVMISTQITRELFGYSFATWRLHLRGETIRSAADVGWIRDLTVRRLMRPDLATVDAGIGIEEFREKFPLGSKTQVVAVDGDGRYVGLALVAEAHTPEIVAKNGLVDILHHRDVVLHPVMNIQEAIAVFDAAEAESLAVVEAGGEHRPIGILTEAHAMRRYAEESDRRRREAVGEI encoded by the coding sequence ATGACCACCCCCTCCCGTTACCTCGAAGCGCCGCGCCGGCTGCGGGCGTTCGTTCGCGCCCATGAAACCAGCCTGGTCGTGCTTGCGGCGCTGATCGGGACCATCGGCGGCCTGGTGGTGCTGGCGATGAGCATCGCGGTGGCCGGGCTTCACGCGCTGTTGTTCAACATCAGCATCCGGGAGCGGCTCTCGAGCCAGGCCAGCATCGATACGCTGCGGGCCCTGCTGGTTCCGAGCCTTGGTGGGCTGTTGCTGGGGGTGGCGTTCCTGTGGCTGTCGGGATGGCGGCCGGCGCGCGAAATCGACCCGATCGAGGCCAATGCCCTGCATGGCGGGCGGATGTCGTTTCGCGGCAGCGTCATCGTCGCGCTGCAGACGATCTGGTCCTCGGGCGTCGGGGCGTCGGTCGGGCTCGAGGCGGGCTATACCCAGCTTTCCAGCGGCCTCGCCGCCTCATTGGGCCGCGGCTTTCACCTGCGCCGCGCCGACCAGCGAATCATGGTCGGCTGCGGCGCGGCGGCCGCGATTGCGGGCGCGTTCGGAGCCCCCTTGGCCGGCGCCTTCTATGCGTTCGAACTCGTGATCGGGGGCTATACCCCGGCCAGCCTGACGCCGGTCGGCGTCGCCGCGGTGGCCGGCTATTTCGTCACCCATGGATTTGCGGCGCTGTCGCTCGGCATCGGCGTCGGCCCGGTCGGCGATGTGCTCGGGCGGGATCTCGCGATCGCAGCCCTGCTCGGGATTCTGGCGGCGCTGTTCGGCATCGTCATCATGCGCGGCGTGGCGCTGTGCGAAGCGGTGCTGGTAAAAACCCGGCTGTGGGCGCCGCTGCGCCCGGCGCTCGGCGGCCTCGCCGTCGGCCTGCTCGCGCTGCTGACGCCGCAGGTGATGTCGTCGGGCCATGGCGCGCTGCATTTTTCCGGCATTGTCTCGATGCCGCTGCAGATCATTGCCGGCGTGTTCGTTCTCAAGGCGATCGCCTCGATCATCTCGCTCGGCAGCGGCTTTCGCGGCGGATTGTTTTTCGCCACCCTGTTCATGGGCGCGCTCGGCGGCCGCCTGTTCGCCGCCGGCGTCGACCTGGTGTGGCCGGGTCTGGCGCTCGATCCCAACGTCTACGCGATCATCGGCATGAGCGCGCTGTCGGCATCGGTGATCGGCGGACCGCTGACCATGTCGTTCATCGCGCTGGAATCGACCGGCAATCTCTGGCTCACCACGATCGTGCTGGTCGCGGTCATGATCTCGACCCAGATCACCCGCGAATTGTTCGGCTATTCGTTCGCGACCTGGCGATTGCATCTGCGCGGCGAAACCATCCGCAGCGCCGCCGATGTCGGCTGGATCAGGGACCTCACCGTCCGCCGCCTGATGCGGCCGGATCTGGCGACGGTCGACGCCGGCATCGGCATCGAGGAGTTTCGCGAAAAATTTCCGCTGGGCTCGAAGACCCAGGTCGTGGCCGTCGATGGCGACGGACGCTATGTCGGGCTGGCGCTGGTGGCCGAAGCGCACACCCCGGAAATCGTGGCCAAGAACGGCCTCGTCGACATCCTTCATCACCGGGATGTGGTGCTGCATCCGGTCATGAACATCCAGGAAGCCATCGCCGTCTTCGACGCCGCCGAAGCGGAATCATTGGCGGTGGTCGAAGCCGGCGGCGAACACCGGCCGATCGGGATCCTCACCGAGGCCCACGCGATGCGGCGCTATGCGGAAGAATCCGACCGGCGGCGGCGCGAGGCGGTTGGCGAGATCTAG